The genome window GGAGATACGGAAGCATTTTGTTCCGTTTGAAACGCGGATCAGCGAGATTGAATTTTCCCGGGTGGAAGAAACAGGCTACACCGTCCTGAAAAAGATCACCCTGCTGTAAACAGGAGGCCTGTATGGATAACGAACAAACCTCCGGCTGCTACGGCTGCCGCATTATCAAGGGAGAGAAGGAACTCCCCGGCGGGGTCATCCATGACGGTAAAGCCGCTATTCTGGCTGCTGATCCCGATGTTCCCGTTCCCGGTTTCCTGATCATCACTGCCAAAAGGCATATCCGCGCCTTCTCAGATCTGACAAAGGAAGAAAGAATCGAGATCGGCAGTATCCTTTACTGTGCTGAAAAAGCCCTGAAGGAACTGCATATTGTGAATGAGATCACCCTGGTCCAGGAAGAGCGTTCTGAACACTTTCATATCTGGCTCTTCCCGATGTATGATTGGATGATCGAACGCTTTGGAACCGGCATACGGTATTTACGGGATATCTCTGAATACGCAAAGGAGCATGCGGACAAAAGCACCTGGAAAACAGTTTCGGATACAGCTGAAAGGATCAAAACCGCCTTCATGGACTTTTACAGGGAGGAAGCATAATGCAGGAAAAGGAACAGGAATACCTATACCGGCGCAGCCGCAGCGTGGCCGTTGTTGTCCGCGGCGGAAAGATCCTGATGGAGCGGGTTTTCTATTTCGGTCATGAATTCTACACCCTCCCCGGCGGCGGTATTGAAGAAGGCGAAACGCCTGAGCAGGCGGTCATCCGGGAGCTGAAGGAAGAATGCGGGCTGGACGGCACGATTATCCGGCCTTTGGTGTTACTGTACAAAAAAGGCAGCAGTGCGGAATACGCCTTCGAGGTCAGCGTTCTCGCGGATCAGGAAGCGGTAACCGGTTATGACCCGGAAGAGTCGGCGGATGATCCGCCCCTGAAGGAAGTTCTCTGGATGAAGCTCAGTGAGATTCCTGAAAGGGATCGTGCCTTTTTATGGCAGTACGGCCTGATGACTGTGGAGGGGTTCTTTGATGAACTTCAAAGCTGGGGAGACGATATCAGTTATCCCCGCCCGGCAAAATGAGAGGTGATTCCGATGAAGCTGCATCTGGTAAAGCCTGACCTGGCTTATTATGAACAATATAACGAAATGATGACAGAATGGTGTGAGAGCAAAACACAGATCGCGCCGTGGTTCCTGGACGCTCCTTTTGCAAGCCTTGAGGAGTATGCGCAGTTGGTCCGGATGCTGGATAACTGTGAACACGGGATCGTGGATCCCCGCTTTGCCGCCACAACTTCTTATTTTGTCGTGGATGAATCCGGCAGGCTGATCGGAGCGGTAAGCCTGCGGCATTACCTGACCGTGGAAGGTTTCCGGACCTGGGGCCATATAGGCTACGGTATCCGTCCGGAAGAACGGGGGAAAGGATATGGGATTCAGGCCCTCCGTCTGGCGCTGGAACAGGCCCGTGAAAAGAAGATCGACAAAGTCCTGATCGGCGTCCACGAAGGAAACATTCCTTCCCGGAAGACGGTCGAGCACTGCGGCGGCATCCTGGAAAACACGGTTCGCGTTGATACTGATGAAGAACCCATTCGCCGTTACTGGATTAATCTGTCAGATCACAGTAAACTGAATCTGTAATTTCGGAGGAGAAAATGGTACATCTGCAGCCGGTCACAAAGGAAAACCTGGATGAAGTTCTCAGCCTGAAAATCTATGACAGCCAGGCCGGCTTTGTTTCTTCCACGGCCGAATCCCTGGCCGAGGCCTATGTTTACAGGGAGGCCGCATTCCCTTTCGCTGTTTACAGCGATCAGGAAGTCGTCGGTTTCATCATGATGGGTTATTATGAGGCAAAAAACTATTATACGCTGTGGAAGCTGCTGATCAGCCGGGAACACCAGCACCGCGGATACGGAAAGGAAGCCCTCAGGCTTGGGATCGCGTTCCTGAAGGAACGCTTCCACGTGAATGAGGTCTATACCGGTGTGATCCCCGGTAATGTTGTCGCAAAAAGGCTGTATGAATCCATGGGGTTCAGGGAAACCGGTCTTTTTGAGAACAACATGCTGGAAATGCGGCTCAGCTGCTGACGGAGGACATTATGGACAAACAGGAGATCCTGGATCAGCTGCGATCCTTTCCCTATGACAGAAACGGGTACTGGGTGATAGCCGGCAGCGCCATGGTGCTCTGGGGGATCAAAAAGCAGACCGCTGACATAGACCTGGGCTGCAGTTCAAAGCTGGCTGATCGTCTGTCAGCGGACGGTTACCCGTTTCGGTACACAGAATCCGGAAACCGGCAGTTTAAGATCGGAGACAGCATTGAGATCTTCGAAAACTGGCTTCAGGACAAGGTT of Aristaeella lactis contains these proteins:
- a CDS encoding HIT family protein, yielding MDNEQTSGCYGCRIIKGEKELPGGVIHDGKAAILAADPDVPVPGFLIITAKRHIRAFSDLTKEERIEIGSILYCAEKALKELHIVNEITLVQEERSEHFHIWLFPMYDWMIERFGTGIRYLRDISEYAKEHADKSTWKTVSDTAERIKTAFMDFYREEA
- a CDS encoding NUDIX hydrolase produces the protein MQEKEQEYLYRRSRSVAVVVRGGKILMERVFYFGHEFYTLPGGGIEEGETPEQAVIRELKEECGLDGTIIRPLVLLYKKGSSAEYAFEVSVLADQEAVTGYDPEESADDPPLKEVLWMKLSEIPERDRAFLWQYGLMTVEGFFDELQSWGDDISYPRPAK
- a CDS encoding GNAT family N-acetyltransferase, with the protein product MKLHLVKPDLAYYEQYNEMMTEWCESKTQIAPWFLDAPFASLEEYAQLVRMLDNCEHGIVDPRFAATTSYFVVDESGRLIGAVSLRHYLTVEGFRTWGHIGYGIRPEERGKGYGIQALRLALEQAREKKIDKVLIGVHEGNIPSRKTVEHCGGILENTVRVDTDEEPIRRYWINLSDHSKLNL
- a CDS encoding GNAT family N-acetyltransferase, which encodes MVHLQPVTKENLDEVLSLKIYDSQAGFVSSTAESLAEAYVYREAAFPFAVYSDQEVVGFIMMGYYEAKNYYTLWKLLISREHQHRGYGKEALRLGIAFLKERFHVNEVYTGVIPGNVVAKRLYESMGFRETGLFENNMLEMRLSC